In one window of Eleutherodactylus coqui strain aEleCoq1 chromosome 10, aEleCoq1.hap1, whole genome shotgun sequence DNA:
- the LOC136580473 gene encoding golgin subfamily A member 6-like protein 4, with protein MSDLCRLCSSQLQGSRRKWLFRASGSLPTLFSHVLGTPVLRSPPGVSSRPGKGKGSPEDAEFLCGKCCHSLNVYHRYDLVLSRMRELYEQRSTCLASEKEKLSFNLRTLHARAWGLPLPEHHVYRGSYNDLSSAGSCKSHNNLLSPGYQNSYSTSSFPDRLGSFRSSLSSLSSKSYQHLLDQDRSLWEHESWWDDPYKGCSNCIKGEKCHSCSSWRVSDASYESVCTVPRRRKHSRRADDGSKLPRSKSLGSFGGESNSSKGSLLSLSVSSLDSLSLTGEEVESVFWKEKSPLATSPPSSFSFPKPVLGDVLKSLKEIKYSPVKTPKRSKIPVRGQQRARSNNLVQDLEEDHYERPQIVEPVGDVDAYMVIGPEVCKTQASHSRRIQETLSWLGTQLKLAQSGGTISGQQDQVKEQQELIRELIKRLKFKDEVLEDSLTLLLTLPVASDSSEELITDFVEKLRAREEQIKKEGDELAEMKRQGEAEIAHLKEGLRAREEDITQLSKVLRGNQDTITALRDILGEKDFTIQRLELALDSATRSATSQDALRLAALREKDALIAAVQGALSSSNQDVEALADSLLSHGLDDLSSSIPGLPASNPLVSQLQEKGRLLSQAHANNQRQSVQHQRDIQDLLNALNESQSLLQEQLRHCKKRLQNGAQEQKTLREALRTKEGELQEVRLKRSTNQHKVDAKLLQLQESARERDQATKKLLQDAESRDQMIKKLQERLTLAGGMRETL; from the exons ATGTCTGACCTTTGCCGCCTCTGTTCTTCTCAACTTCAAGGATCACGCCGTAAATGGCTCTTCCGGGCCTCTGGATCTCTCCCTACCTTATTCTCGCATGTCCTTGGGACTCCTGTCCTCCGCAGTCCCCCTGGAGTATCCTCCAGGCCTGGCAAAGGGAAAGGAAGCCCAGAGGATGCAGAGTTTCTCTGTGGAAAGTGCTGCCACTCGCTTAACGTCTACCATCGTTATGACCTGGTTTTGTCTCGTATGCGGGAGCTGTACGAACAGAGGTCCACTTGTTTAGCGAGTGAGAAGGAGAAGCTTTCGTTTAACTTGCGTACCCTTCATGCCAGGGCCTGGGGCCTTCCATTACCGGAGCACCATGTGTATCGAGGCTCTTACAATGATCTCAGTTCTGCTGGCTCCTGTAAGTCTCACAATAATTTGCTTTCTCCAGGATACCAAAACTCCTATTCAACTTCTTCTTTTCCTGACCGCCTGGGGTCTTTCCGCAGTTCTTTGAGTTCATTGTCTTCAAAATCCTACCAACATCTTCTGGACCAAGACCGCTCCTTGTGGGAGCACGAGAGCTGGTGGGATGACCCCTACAAGGGCTGCTCCAATTGCATCAAGGGTGAGAAGTGTCATTCTTGTTCCTCCTGGAGAGTTTCTGATGCCAGTTACGAGTCGGTATGTACCGTCCCTCGCAGAAGGAAACACAGCAGAAGAGCAGATGACGGCTCAAAACTTCCAAGGAGCAAATCTTTGGGAAGTTTTGGTGGAGAGAGCAACAGCAGTAAGGGCTCCCTCCTCTCCTTATCGGTGTCCTCTTTGGATTCGCTTTCTTTAACGGGTGAAGAAGTGGAAAGTGTGTTTTGGAAAGAAAAGTCTCCTTTGGCTACATCTCCTCCTTCGTCATTCTCTTTTCCTAAACCTGTATTGGGAGATGTGTTGAAAAGCTTGAAGGAAATTAAGTACAGTCCAGTTAAAACACCAAAAAGGAGCAAGATACCTGTCAGGGGTCAACAGAGGGCAAGGTCAAATAATTTGGTCCAAGATCTAGAAGAAGACCACTATGAGAGGCCACAGATTGTAGAACCAGTCGGAGACGTGGATGCATACATGGTAATCGGACCTGAG GTCTGCAAGACACAAGCGTCTCATTCCCGCCGTATCCAGGAGACCCTGAGCTGGCTGGGGACACAGCTGAAATTGGCTCAGAGTGGTGGCACCATTTCAGGGCAGCAG GACCAAGTAAAAGAACAGCAAGAACTAATACGAGAATTGATCAAGAGACTGAAGTTCAAGGATGAAGTCTTGGAG GACTCTCTGACCCTGCTGCTGACTCTTCCGGTGGCCAGTGACTCATCGGAGGAACTTATTACAGACTTTGTTGAGAAGTTAAGAGCACGAGAAGAGCAGATAAAG AAAGAAGGGGATGAGTTGGCTGAAATGAAGCGCCAAGGAGAGGCAGAAATTGCACATCTGAAGGAAGGCTTGCGAGCGAGAGAAGAGGACATCACACAACTGTCCAAGGTTTTGCGTGGCAATCAGGACACTATAACA GCTCTACGTGACATATTGGGAGAGAAGGACTTCACCATCCAGAGGCTGGAGCTGGCACTGGACTCTGCCACTCGCTCTGCAACCTCTCAAGATGCTTTGCGCCTCGCTGCTTTGCGGGAGAAAGATGCTCTGATTGCAGCGGTACAAGGAGCCCTGAGCAGCAGCAATCAAGATGTTGAG GCCCTCGCAGATTCTCTTTTATCTCATGGACTGGATGACTTAAGTAGCTCAATTCCTGGACTACCTGCCTCTAATCCTCTAGTATCCCAGCTACAGGAGAAAGGTCGACTGCTATCTCAGGCCCATGCAAACAATCAACGTCAGAGTGTTCAGCACCAGCGAGACATCCAGGATCTATTGAATGCGCTCAATGAgagccagtcactgctccag GAACAGCTGCGGCATTGTAAGAAGCGGCTGCAGAACGGCGCTCAGGAGCAGAAGACGCTGCGAGAGGCGCTGAGAACGAAGGAGGGTGAGCTGCAGGAAGTGAGACTGAAGCGCAGCACCAACCAGCACAAAGTCGATGCCAAACTACTGCAACTACAAGAATCTGCCAGGGAGAGGGACCAGGCTACCAAG AAACTGCTGCAAGATGCCGAGAGCAGAGACCAGATGATCAAGAAGCTTCAAGAAAGGCTGACCTTGGCAGGGGGCATGCGAGAGACGCTGTGA